One bacterium genomic region harbors:
- a CDS encoding queuosine salvage family protein, translating into MRGLSEGEKSAIVSSESNTQDVPVHKEIPMLARTNPRRIEKIANVLCSMPIPESGGGMDFHSSEKNGVRTYAADLFPGLGDSEAVNFFAFSCVQNHGFWYASDGRYESPITGHIRGKEYRGSALLFAALKQEFDRDRGIFEPYRLAHMSGVAIQHLLSDDLGPMPFPDIEARVALTHRYGAYFRAALSGLNSPKKMIEVANLAAQPLAALYRLFSWVPGFWEDPLQKKIGLFAMEMISRPERFLVPAEREDLRPIIDYHIMRVCLRSGMVLLAKVLRTANSARLFVTATIEEAIRRATYQAVHTLATIVRARLPRLRRVMAFVDHALWRARSYCPELVEPNCPSCDFRVACRKDTSLFQPVFRTLFY; encoded by the coding sequence ATGCGCGGGTTGTCAGAAGGTGAAAAATCGGCTATTGTCTCATCAGAATCGAACACCCAAGACGTTCCGGTCCACAAGGAGATACCCATGCTCGCGCGAACCAACCCGCGACGGATTGAAAAAATTGCAAATGTCTTGTGCTCGATGCCGATACCGGAGAGCGGCGGCGGCATGGACTTTCACAGCTCCGAGAAAAATGGCGTCCGCACCTACGCCGCCGACCTCTTCCCGGGGCTAGGCGACAGTGAGGCAGTAAACTTTTTCGCATTCAGCTGTGTTCAAAACCACGGGTTTTGGTATGCAAGCGACGGCCGCTATGAGAGTCCCATCACCGGCCACATCAGAGGCAAAGAGTACCGCGGGTCAGCCTTGCTCTTCGCGGCACTCAAACAGGAATTTGACCGCGACCGCGGCATCTTCGAGCCCTACCGCCTCGCGCACATGAGCGGCGTTGCGATCCAGCATCTCCTCTCGGATGATCTTGGTCCCATGCCGTTTCCTGACATCGAGGCACGCGTCGCGCTCACGCACCGCTATGGCGCATACTTTCGTGCCGCACTGTCGGGCCTCAACAGCCCGAAAAAAATGATCGAAGTCGCAAACCTCGCTGCACAGCCGCTCGCAGCATTGTATCGGCTCTTCTCGTGGGTCCCCGGTTTTTGGGAGGACCCGCTCCAAAAAAAAATCGGGCTCTTTGCGATGGAGATGATTTCGCGGCCCGAGCGTTTTCTCGTCCCGGCAGAGAGGGAAGACCTGCGGCCGATCATTGACTACCACATCATGCGCGTCTGCCTCAGGAGCGGCATGGTGCTACTCGCGAAAGTACTCCGCACCGCAAATAGTGCCCGACTCTTTGTCACCGCAACGATCGAGGAAGCGATCCGCCGGGCGACATATCAGGCCGTCCATACGCTTGCCACGATTGTGCGAGCCCGGCTCCCACGTCTAAGGCGTGTGATGGCATTTGTGGATCACGCGCTTTGGCGAGCACGTTCCTACTGCCCCGAGCTCGTGGAGCCCAATTGCCCGAGCTGTGACTTCCGGGTCGCGTGTCGGAAAGACACCAGCCTGTTCCAGCCAGTTTTTAGAACTCTTTTCTATTAA
- a CDS encoding phosphoribosyltransferase family protein — protein sequence MAVLHALAEHTLDVLAPPRAASRSLRSLTAEALLKLSPRAEKIGADIEALFAYRDPLVRRLVWEMKYRTSPRAIALAAECLAAVLAEEIAERALFGALSQPLIVSIPASPRRARERGDPLALLASRTASLLGEMCTHTPHTLYKIRDTKPQTTLRDRAERLRNVVGSFAVRSAASVRGRDVIVLDDVTTTGATLAEARRALRAAGVRRVICVAFAH from the coding sequence GTGGCTGTTCTTCATGCCCTCGCCGAGCACACACTCGACGTGCTCGCCCCGCCGAGAGCGGCAAGTCGATCTCTCCGATCTCTCACAGCCGAAGCACTCTTGAAGCTCTCTCCGCGCGCAGAGAAGATCGGCGCTGATATTGAAGCGCTCTTCGCGTACCGCGATCCGCTCGTACGGCGACTCGTCTGGGAAATGAAGTACCGCACCTCGCCGAGGGCGATCGCGCTCGCTGCGGAGTGCCTTGCCGCTGTGCTCGCCGAGGAGATCGCGGAGCGCGCGCTCTTCGGCGCGCTCTCGCAACCGCTCATCGTCTCAATCCCCGCCTCACCGAGGCGCGCAAGGGAGCGTGGCGACCCCCTCGCACTTCTCGCCTCGCGTACTGCCTCGCTCCTCGGCGAAATGTGTACGCACACGCCACACACGCTGTACAAAATTCGCGACACAAAACCGCAAACCACGCTCAGAGACCGCGCCGAGCGACTCCGAAATGTCGTCGGCAGTTTTGCTGTGCGTTCTGCTGCCTCGGTCCGCGGCCGCGATGTGATCGTCCTCGACGACGTCACCACCACCGGCGCCACACTCGCTGAAGCCCGCCGCGCGCTCCGCGCCGCTGGAGTGCGTCGTGTCATATGCGTTGCGTTCGCGCACTAG
- the pilM gene encoding pilus assembly protein PilM, whose product MTFGDLLRTLMKVVRRPVFGTRGPSVLGIDFGTSSLKVVQAYKQGGKAMLETYGAVALGPYGGVEVGQATRLSPEQAAAALTDLFREANVTTRQCAVAIPLSASLVSFMQLPEVSENELTTMVPLEARKYIPVPLSEVSLDWMIVPEVPAAGDRAGGVQEGGAFGDSDAHTPRSASGGAREAERRSAERVGVLVVAIHNEELALYRAIGRAAALAVHFVEVEIFSAVRAVLRQGMEVVLVVDVGGHTTKMYLVERGIVKGTHSINRGSQHITEALARSLGIPLTEAEELKRSGKIAEKMGARTLEELVPTQVDLIFAEIRRLLIQYQHRSLRVVSHAIFIGGGALLPGFLDRARAVLPTEVSLGDPFQKLEAPAFLEDVLRQAGPEFAVATGLALRALAEQ is encoded by the coding sequence ATGACGTTCGGCGACTTACTTAGAACGCTGATGAAGGTCGTACGACGGCCGGTCTTTGGCACGCGTGGGCCGAGCGTTCTCGGAATAGACTTCGGCACTTCCTCACTCAAGGTCGTGCAGGCGTATAAACAAGGCGGCAAGGCAATGCTTGAGACGTATGGGGCTGTCGCGCTTGGACCCTACGGCGGTGTCGAGGTCGGGCAAGCGACGCGTCTTAGTCCCGAGCAGGCGGCAGCGGCCCTTACAGACCTCTTCCGGGAGGCAAATGTAACGACGCGCCAGTGCGCAGTCGCGATCCCGCTCTCGGCGAGCCTCGTCTCGTTTATGCAACTGCCCGAGGTCTCCGAGAATGAGCTCACTACGATGGTGCCACTCGAGGCGCGTAAGTACATCCCGGTACCGCTCTCTGAGGTCTCGCTCGACTGGATGATCGTACCGGAGGTGCCCGCCGCGGGGGACCGGGCAGGGGGCGTTCAAGAGGGTGGCGCGTTTGGAGACAGTGACGCTCACACGCCCCGCTCGGCTTCGGGCGGGGCGAGAGAGGCAGAACGACGTAGTGCCGAACGCGTGGGTGTGCTTGTGGTCGCCATTCACAACGAGGAGCTTGCACTCTACCGCGCGATTGGGAGAGCCGCCGCGCTCGCTGTGCATTTTGTGGAAGTGGAGATTTTTAGCGCGGTGCGCGCGGTACTCCGACAGGGGATGGAGGTGGTGCTCGTGGTTGACGTCGGCGGACACACCACAAAGATGTATCTTGTGGAACGCGGTATAGTGAAGGGTACGCACAGTATCAATCGCGGCTCGCAGCACATTACTGAGGCGCTCGCGCGTTCTCTCGGGATCCCCCTTACTGAGGCCGAGGAGCTGAAGCGGAGTGGCAAGATTGCGGAGAAGATGGGCGCTCGTACGCTCGAGGAGCTCGTGCCGACCCAGGTAGACCTTATTTTTGCAGAGATACGACGGCTTTTGATTCAGTATCAGCACCGCTCTCTGAGGGTTGTCTCGCACGCGATTTTTATCGGCGGCGGTGCGCTTCTTCCCGGTTTCCTCGATCGGGCGCGCGCGGTACTGCCGACCGAGGTCTCGCTCGGCGATCCGTTCCAGAAGCTCGAGGCGCCGGCGTTCCTTGAGGACGTGCTGCGACAGGCAGGGCCGGAGTTTGCGGTGGCCACGGGCTTGGCTCTCCGTGCGCTGGCGGAACAGTAG
- a CDS encoding GspE/PulE family protein, which translates to MSYLSVLADKGLLNSEDLAALEEEMVIAPEKIEDGLVARGVSAEQVLRAKGGYFGLPVRSISNEKIPDEILKYIPQESARHYRVLPLALADGVLEVGIVDPENFEARDAISFLASKNHVPFKFFLISRDDFDRALRTYEGLTAQVGEALEEYETELGGEEEAISKAAEDVSGAPLPGGEVTTIEEAPVTKIVATILRYAIEGGASDVHIEPTLERVRVRFRVDGILHTSLILPIKVHRAVVARIKVLSNIKLDEKRRPQDGRFSARISGRKVDFRVSSFPASGGEKVVLRILDQERGVKTLEGIGMRDSHLSLVRQALKMPYGMILISGPTGSGKSTTLYAMLQEVDREKLNVVSLEDPVEYHIDGVAQSQVMPEIGFTFASGLRSVLRQDPDVIMVGEIRDRETAQLAIQAALTGHIVFSTLHTNTAAGAIPRLIDMGVDPYLIAPTVVLVVAQRLVRTLCAGAGRAVAIDGSIKLMLEKQFADMPNAHRDRLPLGKEVYEASPTPECASGVRGRTAVFEMFRMTKELERVILETPTESSVYQHVREVQGMLTMKEDAILKSSERIVPFEEVNTL; encoded by the coding sequence ATGAGTTACCTTTCAGTATTAGCAGACAAGGGCTTGCTTAACTCAGAGGACCTCGCGGCCCTTGAAGAGGAGATGGTCATCGCGCCCGAGAAGATTGAAGACGGGCTTGTCGCGCGCGGCGTCAGTGCTGAGCAGGTGCTCCGCGCGAAAGGCGGGTACTTCGGACTTCCCGTGCGTTCGATTTCGAACGAGAAAATCCCCGATGAGATATTGAAGTATATTCCACAGGAATCAGCCCGGCACTACCGCGTTCTACCGCTCGCGCTTGCGGACGGCGTCCTTGAGGTCGGCATTGTTGATCCGGAGAATTTCGAGGCACGTGACGCGATTAGTTTCCTCGCGTCAAAAAATCATGTCCCGTTTAAATTTTTTCTCATATCGCGTGATGATTTTGATCGCGCACTGCGTACGTACGAAGGGCTCACCGCCCAGGTTGGGGAGGCACTCGAGGAGTACGAGACCGAGCTTGGCGGCGAGGAAGAGGCGATCAGCAAAGCCGCGGAGGATGTCTCGGGGGCGCCGCTTCCTGGGGGCGAGGTGACGACCATCGAGGAAGCGCCGGTGACGAAAATTGTTGCAACGATCCTTCGCTATGCGATTGAGGGCGGGGCTTCCGACGTCCATATCGAGCCCACGCTCGAGCGCGTACGGGTGCGGTTTCGCGTTGATGGCATTTTGCACACGAGCCTCATTTTGCCGATTAAGGTGCACCGCGCCGTGGTAGCGAGGATCAAGGTGCTCTCGAACATAAAACTTGACGAAAAACGCAGACCGCAGGATGGTCGATTCTCCGCGCGTATCTCGGGGCGCAAGGTCGATTTTCGAGTTTCCTCTTTTCCAGCCTCCGGCGGCGAAAAGGTGGTGCTGCGCATCCTTGATCAGGAACGAGGTGTGAAGACACTCGAGGGGATCGGCATGCGCGACTCGCATCTCTCTCTCGTGCGGCAGGCGCTGAAGATGCCCTATGGCATGATCCTCATCTCCGGTCCGACCGGTTCGGGAAAGTCAACGACGCTCTATGCGATGCTCCAGGAGGTGGATCGCGAGAAGCTGAACGTGGTGAGCCTTGAGGACCCGGTAGAGTACCATATCGATGGCGTCGCGCAGTCGCAGGTGATGCCCGAGATCGGATTTACGTTCGCCTCGGGACTCCGTTCTGTACTGCGACAGGACCCGGATGTCATCATGGTCGGCGAGATTCGCGACCGCGAGACCGCACAGCTTGCGATCCAGGCCGCGCTCACCGGACATATCGTTTTTTCGACGCTTCACACGAACACCGCGGCAGGTGCCATACCGCGACTTATTGATATGGGGGTGGACCCCTATCTTATCGCGCCAACCGTGGTGCTCGTCGTCGCGCAGCGTCTGGTGCGCACACTCTGCGCCGGGGCGGGCCGTGCGGTCGCCATCGACGGTAGCATTAAACTGATGCTTGAGAAGCAGTTTGCCGACATGCCGAATGCGCATCGCGATAGGCTGCCTTTGGGAAAAGAAGTATACGAGGCATCGCCGACCCCCGAGTGCGCTTCGGGCGTGCGGGGACGCACCGCCGTCTTCGAGATGTTTCGTATGACGAAAGAGCTTGAACGGGTGATTCTCGAAACGCCGACCGAGTCGAGTGTCTATCAACATGTGCGCGAGGTGCAAGGGATGCTCACCATGAAAGAGGATGCTATACTGAAGTCATCCGAGCGTATCGTGCCGTTTGAGGAGGTAAATACACTGTGA
- a CDS encoding response regulator — translation MSENEKQKKQLLLIDDDEFLIDMYSTKFTGAGFAVMAMRSVDEALGKLREGYTPAIILLDLVMPTVGGIAFLKARRDERLAPDAVVIVLSNQSDEARIEEAKKLGAKGYILKANTVPSEVLEQVQALAG, via the coding sequence ATGAGCGAAAATGAAAAACAAAAAAAGCAACTCCTGCTTATTGATGACGATGAGTTTCTCATTGATATGTACTCCACGAAGTTTACGGGGGCAGGGTTCGCTGTTATGGCGATGCGGAGCGTAGATGAGGCCCTCGGGAAGCTGCGTGAAGGGTACACACCTGCCATTATCCTTCTTGATCTTGTCATGCCCACGGTTGGCGGCATTGCATTTTTGAAAGCGAGGCGAGATGAGCGCCTTGCGCCTGATGCGGTCGTCATTGTGCTCTCAAATCAGAGTGATGAGGCGCGCATCGAGGAGGCGAAGAAGCTTGGGGCGAAGGGATATATTTTGAAAGCGAACACCGTACCGTCGGAGGTATTAGAGCAGGTGCAGGCGCTTGCGGGTTAA
- a CDS encoding PilT/PilU family type 4a pilus ATPase: MDYHKEFERLVEIISNENASDLHLAEGRNPIIRVGSFLAPLLKWPALTRENMEGYMGVLLSKKNEARFLETREVDFSFGLRDVMRFRGNGYMQRGLLSFALRVIPREIRTLAELGLPPILETFAGRRQGFFLVVGPVGQGKSTTLASMVEIINRTRAEHIITIEDPIEYIYEPKKAIIDQREVRIDTGDFKTALQSTFRQDVNVILVGEMRDPETMATAVTAAETGHLVFSTLHTNNASQTVDRIIDSFPATQQEQIRTQLAGSLLGIFSQRLLPRIAGGLSPAYELLVNTPATANLIREGRTHELPSALETGSEHGMVALNRSLAELVGAGEISVEDAYTHSYNPQALEKML, translated from the coding sequence ATGGATTACCACAAAGAATTCGAAAGGCTGGTGGAGATTATCTCGAATGAGAACGCGTCCGATCTCCACCTTGCAGAAGGGCGTAACCCGATCATCCGCGTGGGGAGCTTCCTCGCGCCACTTTTGAAGTGGCCGGCACTCACGCGCGAGAACATGGAAGGCTATATGGGAGTTTTGCTATCGAAGAAGAATGAGGCACGATTCCTTGAAACGCGCGAGGTTGACTTTTCGTTTGGTTTACGCGACGTGATGCGTTTCCGCGGGAACGGGTACATGCAGCGGGGGCTTCTCTCGTTCGCGCTTCGCGTGATCCCGCGCGAAATCCGTACACTTGCGGAGCTCGGCCTTCCGCCGATACTCGAAACATTTGCGGGACGGCGGCAGGGGTTTTTTCTGGTTGTGGGGCCGGTGGGGCAGGGCAAGAGCACGACGCTCGCTTCGATGGTAGAGATCATTAACCGCACCCGCGCCGAGCATATCATCACGATCGAGGATCCAATCGAGTATATCTATGAACCCAAGAAGGCTATTATTGATCAGCGGGAAGTGCGCATTGATACCGGCGACTTCAAAACCGCCCTCCAATCAACATTCCGCCAGGATGTCAATGTGATTCTCGTCGGGGAGATGCGCGATCCTGAGACCATGGCGACGGCAGTGACCGCGGCGGAGACGGGACACCTCGTTTTCTCGACGCTCCACACGAATAATGCTTCACAGACCGTGGATCGCATCATTGACTCATTCCCAGCGACCCAGCAGGAGCAAATCCGCACACAGCTTGCAGGATCGCTCCTCGGCATATTCTCGCAGCGGCTCCTGCCGCGGATCGCGGGCGGGCTCTCTCCGGCCTATGAGCTTCTCGTGAATACCCCCGCGACTGCGAATCTCATCCGTGAGGGGCGGACCCATGAACTGCCCTCGGCCCTCGAGACCGGTTCCGAGCATGGGATGGTGGCGCTCAACCGCTCGCTCGCCGAACTCGTTGGCGCGGGAGAGATCTCGGTGGAGGATGCCTATACGCATTCGTATAATCCGCAGGCGTTGGAGAAGATGCTCTAA
- a CDS encoding type II secretion system F family protein → MLFRYTAYDAAGQECSGEIEAVSADIAVGTLQHRGLVIASLEEAAGGGGLFAAKLTFFDRVTTKDLVILSRQIATLFEARISALRIFQMLASDAEKPILQRILGQIVSDIQGGSSLSMALGKHPRVFSAFYINMVAAGEESGKINDVFMYLADYFDRYYQVTAKIRGAMVYPAFILTAFVGVMVLLLTQVIPQLADVLREAGQGVPIYTRVVIGMSTLLVDYGVFVAAGVIGLGFALWRYRAAEGGRVAFDRLEISVPIFGRLFKLLYLSRIADNLHTMLAAGVPMVRVLEVSSSVVDNVVYETILKDVVEAVRGGASVSESFGRYEEIPGIMVQMIKVGEEAGEVGTILKTLAVFYQREVNSAVDSLISLIEPALVMILGGGVGIVVASVLIPIYNIATSIQ, encoded by the coding sequence ATGCTTTTTCGATACACTGCCTATGACGCGGCTGGTCAGGAGTGCTCGGGCGAAATTGAGGCCGTGAGTGCGGATATTGCGGTCGGCACACTCCAACACCGCGGGCTTGTGATCGCCTCCCTTGAGGAGGCGGCGGGTGGCGGGGGGCTTTTTGCGGCGAAGCTCACATTTTTCGACCGCGTTACCACCAAGGACCTCGTGATTCTCTCGCGGCAGATCGCGACTCTCTTCGAGGCGCGGATATCTGCGCTCCGTATATTTCAGATGCTCGCATCGGACGCGGAGAAGCCGATCCTCCAGCGGATATTAGGGCAGATTGTTTCTGACATCCAGGGTGGCAGCTCCCTGTCCATGGCACTGGGGAAACACCCACGGGTGTTTTCGGCGTTTTATATCAATATGGTCGCCGCTGGCGAGGAATCAGGGAAGATTAACGATGTCTTCATGTACCTCGCGGATTATTTTGACCGCTACTACCAGGTCACGGCAAAGATTCGCGGCGCGATGGTGTACCCTGCGTTCATTCTCACCGCCTTCGTGGGCGTGATGGTGCTCCTTCTGACGCAGGTCATCCCGCAGCTTGCGGACGTGCTGCGCGAGGCAGGGCAGGGAGTGCCTATCTACACACGGGTCGTTATCGGCATGAGCACCCTACTCGTTGACTACGGCGTGTTCGTGGCGGCTGGCGTGATTGGGCTTGGGTTTGCGCTCTGGCGGTATCGTGCCGCAGAGGGCGGCCGTGTGGCGTTTGACCGTCTTGAGATATCGGTCCCTATTTTTGGGCGTCTTTTCAAACTCCTCTATCTCTCGCGCATCGCTGACAATCTCCATACCATGCTTGCCGCGGGCGTCCCCATGGTGCGCGTGCTCGAGGTCTCATCATCGGTCGTCGACAACGTGGTCTACGAGACGATTCTCAAGGACGTCGTCGAGGCGGTGCGCGGCGGCGCGTCGGTCTCGGAGTCCTTCGGCCGCTACGAGGAGATACCCGGCATCATGGTGCAGATGATCAAGGTCGGCGAGGAGGCGGGAGAGGTAGGCACCATCCTGAAGACACTTGCGGTATTTTATCAGCGCGAAGTGAATAGCGCCGTCGACAGCTTGATTTCGCTTATTGAGCCGGCACTGGTCATGATCCTCGGCGGCGGCGTCGGCATCGTTGTTGCATCGGTGCTGATACCCATTTACAATATCGCGACGAGTATACAGTAG
- the secF gene encoding protein translocase subunit SecF has translation MFVIRHKLFFIIFSTTLVVLSLAAAAIFGVRLSIDFTGGTLVEVSYPGGRPSVAEFEERLGVLVLDNFLLQPAGEGGYILRTREIRSDERAALFDALSFGGSREVREERFSAIGPAVGEELKRKSVVALAVVLGMIILFVAWAFRRVSKPVPSWKYGTVAVLTLFHDITIPMGVFVVLGRFAGVEIDILFVTALLAILGYSVSDTIVIFDRIRENLLHNEEYRVREEFAATVGKSLEQTYVRSINLSITTALVLAALLVFGSSALWHFALVLMIGVVAGSYSSIFLASPLLVVLRGRAQEKKT, from the coding sequence ATGTTCGTTATTCGCCACAAGTTATTTTTCATCATTTTTTCCACTACGCTCGTGGTGCTCTCGCTCGCGGCTGCGGCGATTTTTGGCGTGCGGCTCTCGATTGATTTTACCGGCGGGACGCTCGTCGAGGTGAGCTATCCGGGCGGGAGGCCTTCTGTCGCGGAGTTTGAGGAGCGCTTGGGCGTGCTTGTGCTCGACAATTTTTTGCTCCAGCCGGCAGGCGAGGGTGGCTACATACTGCGAACGAGGGAAATTCGGTCCGACGAGCGCGCGGCGCTCTTTGATGCGCTTTCATTCGGTGGCTCGCGCGAGGTCCGCGAGGAGCGATTTAGCGCGATTGGCCCTGCGGTTGGTGAGGAACTCAAGCGAAAGAGTGTCGTCGCGCTTGCGGTCGTCCTCGGCATGATTATTCTTTTCGTCGCGTGGGCGTTCCGCAGAGTATCAAAGCCGGTGCCGTCATGGAAGTATGGCACGGTGGCGGTGCTCACTCTTTTCCACGATATCACCATCCCCATGGGTGTATTCGTGGTGCTTGGCAGGTTTGCTGGCGTTGAGATCGATATTCTTTTTGTTACCGCGCTGCTCGCCATCCTCGGGTATTCGGTGAGCGACACGATTGTCATCTTTGATCGCATTCGCGAGAACCTGTTACATAACGAGGAGTACCGCGTGCGGGAGGAGTTCGCCGCGACGGTGGGCAAGAGCCTTGAGCAGACGTATGTACGCTCGATCAACCTTTCCATCACGACCGCGCTCGTGCTTGCGGCGCTTCTTGTCTTTGGCTCAAGCGCTCTGTGGCACTTCGCGCTGGTACTCATGATCGGCGTCGTCGCCGGCAGCTACTCATCAATCTTCCTCGCGAGCCCACTCCTCGTCGTGCTTCGAGGCCGAGCGCAAGAAAAGAAAACGTAA
- a CDS encoding SIS domain-containing protein: MGQLAWNCQFFQYLQQIDQLAEKMRNDKELVRSVEHATQCLISTLGTGHKILIAGNGGSAAHAQHFAAELVGRFARARRALPALALTTDTSIITAWSNDFSFEDVFARQIEALGAQRDIFLALSTSGNSSNVIVAQNAAKLRGLRMLCLLGKGGGKLLEACELEDCIVVPSDNTQLIQDAHQWILHHWCAAIDEAFSSMER; encoded by the coding sequence ATGGGACAGTTGGCGTGGAATTGCCAGTTTTTTCAGTACCTGCAACAGATCGATCAGCTCGCCGAGAAAATGCGGAACGATAAGGAGCTGGTTCGAAGCGTTGAGCATGCAACCCAGTGCCTGATTTCTACCCTGGGCACTGGCCACAAGATCCTCATTGCCGGCAATGGCGGCAGCGCGGCGCATGCGCAGCACTTTGCGGCCGAGCTCGTGGGTCGCTTTGCGAGGGCGCGACGGGCGCTGCCAGCACTCGCGCTCACGACCGACACCTCGATCATCACGGCGTGGAGCAATGATTTTTCGTTTGAGGATGTGTTTGCGCGGCAGATCGAGGCGCTTGGCGCACAACGCGATATTTTTCTCGCCCTCTCAACGAGCGGTAATTCTTCGAACGTGATAGTCGCACAGAACGCGGCAAAGTTGCGAGGCCTTAGGATGCTGTGCCTTTTGGGCAAAGGCGGCGGCAAGCTTCTCGAAGCGTGTGAGCTCGAAGACTGTATTGTCGTGCCGTCGGACAACACGCAGCTTATCCAGGATGCGCATCAGTGGATTTTGCATCATTGGTGCGCGGCAATTGATGAGGCGTTCTCGTCGATGGAGCGGTAG
- a CDS encoding PfkB family carbohydrate kinase: MMNSGAQGLRDIVLSWQGKRIGVIGDVMLDHYIEGEVTRISPEAPVPIVNVKREWYAPGGAANVAANIASLGGEVELSGVIGVDEAGDQLVRELKKRGVSFRATCFPDRPTTEKTRILVGNQQLVRIDREACTSVDSGRMQQLWNELVDWKQAWDVVVISDYAKGVLATGLPPHIIECARRRQKPVIGDAKPQNIRAFYGATVLMPNELEMRAVLEGLHVENYCAAAKTLETLFLVTLGEKGMVSADAESIEEYPTIPRDVSDNVGAGDTATAAVALALAFGTAIPDAARIANAAAGVVVGKRGTATVSTDELLAALDEMGVHEMHPPSRPS, encoded by the coding sequence ATGATGAATAGCGGTGCGCAGGGGTTGAGAGACATTGTTCTATCCTGGCAGGGCAAGCGCATCGGGGTGATCGGCGACGTGATGCTCGACCACTATATTGAGGGCGAGGTCACAAGAATTTCCCCCGAGGCACCGGTGCCGATCGTGAACGTCAAGCGGGAGTGGTATGCCCCTGGCGGTGCGGCGAATGTTGCGGCGAATATCGCCTCACTCGGCGGGGAAGTTGAGCTCAGTGGCGTGATCGGCGTTGATGAGGCGGGGGACCAGCTGGTGCGTGAGCTTAAAAAGCGCGGTGTGAGTTTTCGCGCTACGTGTTTCCCCGACCGTCCCACAACGGAGAAGACCAGGATTCTGGTAGGCAATCAACAGTTGGTGCGCATTGATCGAGAAGCGTGTACATCAGTTGATTCCGGGCGTATGCAGCAACTATGGAATGAGCTCGTGGATTGGAAGCAGGCGTGGGACGTGGTTGTAATTTCTGACTACGCGAAGGGCGTTCTCGCCACGGGTCTCCCTCCGCACATCATTGAATGTGCGCGTCGGCGTCAGAAGCCAGTCATCGGCGATGCGAAACCACAGAACATCAGGGCGTTTTATGGCGCCACGGTTTTAATGCCGAACGAATTGGAGATGCGCGCCGTTTTAGAGGGGCTGCATGTCGAGAATTATTGCGCTGCTGCAAAGACGCTCGAGACTTTATTTTTGGTGACACTTGGCGAGAAAGGTATGGTGTCTGCTGACGCGGAGTCGATAGAGGAGTATCCGACGATACCACGCGATGTGTCCGATAATGTCGGCGCGGGCGATACTGCGACAGCGGCAGTTGCGCTTGCACTTGCCTTTGGTACCGCGATTCCTGACGCCGCTCGAATCGCAAACGCCGCCGCTGGTGTCGTCGTCGGCAAGCGTGGCACGGCAACGGTCTCGACCGATGAGCTGCTTGCGGCGCTTGATGAGATGGGCGTGCATGAAATGCACCCGCCGTCTCGGCCGTCGTGA